The Argiope bruennichi chromosome 9, qqArgBrue1.1, whole genome shotgun sequence genome contains a region encoding:
- the LOC129984154 gene encoding uncharacterized protein LOC129984154: MKVLAVLLCLMVGGSFAFVGERCDYSSCKESNPFQALENVRFMPNAQELREICPKMLEFLDCNINVIESCVGKSLTELVSSSNKTVAKGADTLLSIGTLVRDLCNPHSTFHKDYVSKIECFRGFVIVGSRLCELESKETLEDFYAKSKIEKGGLDDALNTEIKCLEAAYEVTCFSLRLGESCGETARRAFVNVARRMDVVMDIQCKDVSSSNLKNKFYDYMEVDDEQMSKIKETFDLFRR, from the exons ATGAAAGTTTTAGCTGTTCTACTTTGCTTGATGGTGGGAG GTTCCTTTGCATTTGTCGGAGAGCGATGTGATTATTCCAGTTGCAAGGAATCGAACCCTTTCCAAGCGCTAGAAAATGTCCGATTCATGCCAAATGCTCAGGAACTCCGAGAGATATGCCC GAAGATGTTGGAATTTTTAGATTGCAACATAAATGTTATTGAAAGTTGCGTTGGTAAATCCCTCACTGAACTCGTATCATCTAGCAACAAGACTGTTGCAAAAGGTGCAGACACCCTTTTGTCAATTGGTACTCTTGTCCGTGATCTCTGCAATCCACATTCTACTTTTCACAAGg attatgTTTCAAAAATCGAATGCTTCAGAGGTTTTGTGATCGTTGGATCTAGGCTCTGTGAGTTGGAGTCGAAAGAAACTCTGGAAGATTTCTATGCAAAATCGAAAATCGAAAAGGGTGGATTGGATGATGCTctgaatactgaaataaaatgctt AGAAGCGGCATATGAAGTGACATGTTTTTCACTTCGCTTGGGTGAATCCTGTGGTGAAACTGCCCGAAGAGCTTTTGTAAATGTTGCGAGACGTATGGATGTTGTTATGGATATCCAATGCAAAGATGTCTCTAGCAGcaatttgaagaataaattctATGATTATATGGAAGTTGATGATGAGCAGATGAGTAAAATCAAGGAAACATTTGATTTGTTCAGGAGGTGA